A genomic segment from candidate division TA06 bacterium encodes:
- a CDS encoding DUF2118 domain-containing protein translates to MSRKYIVKVNNKAYEVEVEEVGKKPALAPIPAPTGPKTISVTVPQAAPAAAPGKPQAQIAEGQKVIPAPMTGTIIKVLCQVGQEVKDGDVLLKLEAMKMETSLSTPVAGKVVEIRVKPGQTVTAGEALVILS, encoded by the coding sequence ATGTCCCGCAAGTACATCGTAAAGGTAAACAACAAGGCCTACGAGGTGGAGGTCGAGGAGGTCGGCAAGAAGCCGGCTTTGGCCCCCATTCCCGCCCCCACCGGTCCCAAGACCATCTCGGTGACCGTTCCCCAGGCGGCCCCGGCCGCGGCCCCGGGAAAGCCCCAGGCCCAGATAGCCGAGGGCCAGAAGGTCATCCCCGCTCCCATGACCGGGACCATCATCAAGGTGCTGTGCCAGGTGGGCCAGGAGGTGAAGGACGGCGACGTGCTGCTCAAACTTGAAGCCATGAAGATGGAGACCTCGCTCTCCACCCCGGTGGCCGGCAAGGTGGTCGAGATCCGGGTCAAGCCGGGACAGACCGTCACCGCCGGCGAAGCTTTGGTCATACTGTCCTAA